CTGCTCCAGACAATAATTTATTTATCTATTATGATTTTTAACTTCTTATTAATATCAACTCTATCTTTGCGATTTGTTTTCCCCCTCATAAGCTTAGAAGGACTTTCATTCTGGAAAATAAAATCTGCTCCTGTTAATATGAATAAATTAGCACTCAATAAATTATTTCCAGCTGGTATAGTAATTTTACTTACAGCTTTATTCTTAAATCTATTATGCAATTTTAGATTTGGAACTGAAATTTTATTAATATCATCATTAATAACTCTCTTTACATCAATAATAATTTTATTAATTAATTATGGGATGGGAGGAATATTTGTAAATTTCAGAGAAAAGAATCCAATAAGATTAGCTTCGTCAAGAGGTGCTTCTCTCTCCTTTCTTATAAATGTAATTGTTTTACTTATGATAATTTTACTAATATTGAATTACTTTGTTGAATATTTCTTAAGTCTAAACTTAAGCAAGAATTTTAATTACACACATATAATTTATTCATTAATTATAATAACATTTTTATCTATCGCTATTGCTTTTATATTTTACAGGAATAGTCTGAAAGCACTTGAAAAAGATTTTATCTAACTTTTATAACTTCTAATATAAAGAGAATATGCAATTTCCCCTGCTAAAGTAACAGCAATTCTTCTCGGGATTACTTTTATAAATATTGTAATTAATTTATTTTTTAATCCATCAACTACAGAAGGTTTTTTGCCAAGTGCTCTTAAAGCAGTTTTAACCACATCACTTGCTTCTCGAGGCAAAGGTCCAACACCAATCTTAGCAATTCTTTGAAATTCTGTATTAGTACCACCAGGATTAAGTGCAAGTACATCAATGTTGTACTTTTTTAATTCCCACCATAATGCTTCTCCCATAAAAAGATTAAAAGCTTTTGTTGCAGAATATGTAGTCATCATTGGTGTTGGTTGAAATGCTACAGTACTTCCTAAAAAAATTATTGCACCTTTTTTTCTCTTAATCATCTCAGGAAGATAATAATGTGTTAATAGAGTTGGTGCAATGCAATTTACTTTAATCATCTCAATTTCCTTATCAGTATTACAACTAATAAATTCTCCTGTAGAACCAAAACCTGCATTATTAATCAGAATTCCTATTTCTTTACCATTCGTGCATTTAAACAATTCATCAAGGAAATTTTCTTTAGATAAATCTACATTAGCAATAATTGATTCTGTATTATATTCTTTTTTTAAATAATCTGATAAAGCTTCAAGTCTATATTTCCTTCTTGCTACCAATATTAATTTCATTCCCAATTTTGCCAGTTGTTTGGCAAATTCTTCTCCAATACCTGATGATGCTCCTGTAACTAATGCCCACTCTCCATATTTTTGAGAAAGGTTTAACATAAAATAGTTCCTGATTTTATTTTTAATAAAATGTAAATTAAATAAATGTTATATTTATTATAAAATGAATTTACAACTATAAATAAAGGAACAAATATGAAAGTAATAAACATCAAAAATGTTGAATCAAAAAAAGTGATGATGGATGGAGCTTTTAATGCTTACAAACAAATACCAATTTCAAAAGCAGATGGTACTCCAAATTTTTCTATGAGAGTATTTACAATAGAGCCCAATGGATATACTCCATATCATAAACATAATTATGAACAATTAAATTATATAATTGAAGGTGAAGGAATTTTAATAAATGAGAATCAAGATGAAATCCCGCTTAATGAAGGGGATTTTGTATTAGTTTTACCAAATGAAATTCATCAATACAAAAATAAGTCGAGCAACAAAAATTTTGTTTTTATTTGTTGTGTCCCAAAAGAATTCGAATAAATTAAATTAATTCGCTCAATAATTCTGGTCTTGGTTGAGGTATAACAACTTTATTAACAAGTAATCCTCTATCTGAAATTACTTTTGCACCAGCTTCTACAGCACTTCTTACAGCAGCAACTTCGCCAGTTAAAGTGCAGAAAGCTTTTCCGCCCAAAGCCATAGCAAGTCGTATTTCAATAATTTTTACATTAGCAGTTTTAATAGCTGCATCTGCACCTTCAATAAGTGAAGCTACAGAAAATGCTTCCAGAATTCCAAGAGCTTCGAGCATATCAACCTGAGTATGTCCAGATAAAGCAGGAAAAATATCTTTATGAACATTTGGTATTACAAATGAATCAACAATAGCAAAATCAATTTGATTAATCGCACTATCTACAGCCGATTGCACTTCTGCTACTTCTCCACCAATCATTACCATATATTTACCAGAACAAATACTTCTGGACAATATCAATTCAACATGAGAAGTTTTCAACATAATATCTGCAGCTTGCATACCTGCAGCAATGCTTGTTAATTCTACTAAACCAAGAGAATTCATTTCCATAATAGTCACCTTTCTCTAAATTATTTATTAAGATTGTGAAGAAATTATTATATAATCATTGTTCATTTCAGTAATATTACCAGTAATTGAAGCATGAATGTTAGCTCCTAATTGGTCTTTTTCAACAATTGCAATTAAATCGCCTTTGTTAACAAAATCTCCAACATTTACTATTGACTTTGCAGGAGCTCCTGCATGCTGTTTCAATAAAATTTTAACCTGTTTAGGTTTTGGAACTTCTTTTATAAAAGGAGAATGAACATCATAATCTATTAAATCTAATTTTTTTATTAATAAACTTGTTGGAACTCTTCTTCCTTCTTTCATAGGATGAACTTTTGGAGGTTTTTTCTGTTCATATCTTAATTTTTCTTGCTTCATAAATACTTTCCCCTGATCGCATGCTTCTCTTGGATACAAATCTTCTGGACATGAATACAAACTGCATAAACCACACGAACAGCATAAAGCAGCATATTGATTCCATACTTCTTTTCCTGTTGTTGTAAATGCTAAAGAACGCATTACTTTATGAGGTTGCACATCATAACCCAGCAAATATCTTGGACAAAATTCAGTGCAATAACTACATTGATCGCAGGCAGATTTACCAATACGATTCATATCATGTATTGGTCTTATCATTCTCTTAATTAAATAATGGTCTTTAGGTAAAATTATTAAGCCAGCAGTAGTTTTAGTTACAACATCATTTACATCGAAAGTAAGTTTACCCATCAGAATACCACTTACAAAGATTCCAAAATCCTGTATTGTTGTACCACCTACAAATTCGATTAAATCTTTAAATGAAGTCCCAATTGGGACAAAAAAAGTGGATGGATTTTTCACTGCACCTGTTACACAAACTATTTTTTCGGTAACAGGAATATCATTTATTGCATTATTAATATTAAAAAATGTTTCAACATTATTAACTACACAACCAACATCTAATGGTAAACCATGTGGAGGAATTAATCTTTTAGTTGTTGCATAAACCAATTCGTACTCATCACCAGCAGGATAAAAGTCACCAAGAGTATGAATTTCAATTTTACTATTGGAAATATTTTTTTGAATTGATTCGATTGCTTTCACATTTTTTGCTTTAACACCAAAGAAAGATTTGGTAGCCGAAGTTTGCTTTAACATAATATCTACACCAGCTAAAATTTGAGGAGCAAAATTCACCATTAATTCATAATCTTTATGAATTAATGGTTCACATTCAGCACCATTAACCAACAAAAATTCTACTTTCGATTTTGCTTTTATGTGAGTAGGAAATCCTGCTCCTCCAGCTCCTACTACACCAGCATTAAAAATTTTTTCTACAATATCCATTATTCATTCCTTTTAATAACTACTAAAGTTTTGTCATCTTGATAACGGCTATCTGATGTACTAAATTTTGAAACATCATCAAGTATTGAATAAACAATCTCTCTGGGAGAAAGATTAGAAGTTTTTCTAATAATTTTTTCTAATCTTTTTTCGTCATAGAATTCATATTTATCATTTGCAGATTCTACAATGCCATCAGAATAAACAACTAAAATATCACCTTCAGCAAAGTTAATACTATCGGTTTCATATTTAGAATTAGGTGCTGGTCCTAATAATGGACCTGTTGGATAAAGATAAGTAAAAGAGTTTTTCTTTTTGCTATAAAATATTGGTGGATTTTGACCAGCATTAGCATAAAGAAATAAACCTTTTTTATCTGTAGATAATTCACCATAGAATAGAGAGACAAACTTATCATCGCTAAATATTTTATTTACAAGTTGATTTAATCTGAACATCATAGGAGATATTTTTATTTGAAAATTGCTTGCCATTCTTATTGCACCTGAAATATACATAGCTTCGGCTGCAGC
This is a stretch of genomic DNA from Rosettibacter firmus. It encodes these proteins:
- a CDS encoding SDR family NAD(P)-dependent oxidoreductase; its protein translation is MLNLSQKYGEWALVTGASSGIGEEFAKQLAKLGMKLILVARRKYRLEALSDYLKKEYNTESIIANVDLSKENFLDELFKCTNGKEIGILINNAGFGSTGEFISCNTDKEIEMIKVNCIAPTLLTHYYLPEMIKRKKGAIIFLGSTVAFQPTPMMTTYSATKAFNLFMGEALWWELKKYNIDVLALNPGGTNTEFQRIAKIGVGPLPREASDVVKTALRALGKKPSVVDGLKNKLITIFIKVIPRRIAVTLAGEIAYSLYIRSYKS
- a CDS encoding cupin domain-containing protein, with translation MKVINIKNVESKKVMMDGAFNAYKQIPISKADGTPNFSMRVFTIEPNGYTPYHKHNYEQLNYIIEGEGILINENQDEIPLNEGDFVLVLPNEIHQYKNKSSNKNFVFICCVPKEFE
- a CDS encoding BMC domain-containing protein yields the protein MEMNSLGLVELTSIAAGMQAADIMLKTSHVELILSRSICSGKYMVMIGGEVAEVQSAVDSAINQIDFAIVDSFVIPNVHKDIFPALSGHTQVDMLEALGILEAFSVASLIEGADAAIKTANVKIIEIRLAMALGGKAFCTLTGEVAAVRSAVEAGAKVISDRGLLVNKVVIPQPRPELLSELI
- a CDS encoding 4Fe-4S dicluster domain-containing protein; translation: MDIVEKIFNAGVVGAGGAGFPTHIKAKSKVEFLLVNGAECEPLIHKDYELMVNFAPQILAGVDIMLKQTSATKSFFGVKAKNVKAIESIQKNISNSKIEIHTLGDFYPAGDEYELVYATTKRLIPPHGLPLDVGCVVNNVETFFNINNAINDIPVTEKIVCVTGAVKNPSTFFVPIGTSFKDLIEFVGGTTIQDFGIFVSGILMGKLTFDVNDVVTKTTAGLIILPKDHYLIKRMIRPIHDMNRIGKSACDQCSYCTEFCPRYLLGYDVQPHKVMRSLAFTTTGKEVWNQYAALCCSCGLCSLYSCPEDLYPREACDQGKVFMKQEKLRYEQKKPPKVHPMKEGRRVPTSLLIKKLDLIDYDVHSPFIKEVPKPKQVKILLKQHAGAPAKSIVNVGDFVNKGDLIAIVEKDQLGANIHASITGNITEMNNDYIIISSQS